TGAACTTAAGGGCTGCTTATCTATGGTTATATCTTTAATCTGTTTTTCTATGGCCTCGCTTAACTTTTTATCCTCTTCCAAAGAAAACTTATAGTAATTCTTATAGTCAAATTTTAAGTCTACCCACAGGCGGTTAAATACATTGCCGAAAGTAGCCGCCAAAGCCCGGGCCAGGTTATGGTCATCATAGTTTTTAAATACGGAATAAAGGGAGTTTCTCTCTTTTAGAAACCTCAATTTATCGTCGCTGAAGACCTGGGAGGTGCCATGGTGCACATGATATACTATGGACTGGGGTACAAATACCACCTTATATCCCAGTACCCACAGCCTCCAGCCCAAATCTACATCTTCATAATATGCAAAAAAATCGGAGTCAAAACCTCCACAATGGCGGAATATATCGGTCTTTACCATCATGGCTCCCCCGTTTACAAAAGGCTGGTATACCATATTGTGGTGCTGGTCCTGTTCTGCCGGCAGCCCGTAATCTATCTGGAAACCCTTGCCTTCAAAATTAATCATGCCTCCGGCAAAATCAATGTTTTTACCATCGGCTGACATTACCTTAGAGCCTGCTGCTGCTATTTCATTCTGGCCCAGCAAGGGTCTTACCAACTCGGTTAACCATTGGGGGTCTACCCTGGTATCATTGTTTAAGAAAGCGATATATTCACCACTGGCCTGCTGGGCTGCCTGGTTGTTGGCAGGAGCAAAACCTTGATTAGTTTTATTGGCAATCACCTTAACCTGGGGATAATGCTGTGACAGGAATTCTACTGACCCGTCAGTAGAACCATTATCTACCACTATTAATTCTATTTTGGGGGATGGATAATCCAGTTGGGCTATGCTGTCTAAGCAATCCTTTAAATAATCCTTGCCATTTAAATTTACAATAGAGATGGTAATAAGAGGA
The DNA window shown above is from Actinomycetota bacterium and carries:
- a CDS encoding glycosyltransferase family 2 protein; protein product: MGNMIAYPLITISIVNLNGKDYLKDCLDSIAQLDYPSPKIELIVVDNGSTDGSVEFLSQHYPQVKVIANKTNQGFAPANNQAAQQASGEYIAFLNNDTRVDPQWLTELVRPLLGQNEIAAAGSKVMSADGKNIDFAGGMINFEGKGFQIDYGLPAEQDQHHNMVYQPFVNGGAMMVKTDIFRHCGGFDSDFFAYYEDVDLGWRLWVLGYKVVFVPQSIVYHVHHGTSQVFSDDKLRFLKERNSLYSVFKNYDDHNLARALAATFGNVFNRLWVDLKFDYKNYYKFSLEEDKKLSEAIEKQIKDITIDKQPLSSMAAVKDFMDNLPKLIEKRRWIQQNRGRDDKAVFTYFKGQFLAVSSDPQYQQNQINMLTGLGLYDIFTREIKRSLLIITSEVVSAQMAGPAIRVWNFAKVLSQYMNVTLAVPNDCRLEPDSFSLKKYSDEASLKALIEQADIILTGGTTFSRYGCIKKSEKYLIMDIYDPYNLAVLAEYKDEPMEKRLSVHKLVHYNLNEQFYYGDFFVCAS